One genomic segment of Halococcus sediminicola includes these proteins:
- a CDS encoding dodecin: MTYKKVNLIGTSPESFEDAVDSAAQRATDTLDNVHWIEVEGLSVEVATEDGHEYQAEVEVSFEVEQ; the protein is encoded by the coding sequence ATGACGTACAAGAAAGTCAATTTGATCGGAACCAGCCCGGAAAGCTTCGAAGATGCGGTTGATAGCGCTGCTCAACGGGCAACCGATACTCTCGACAACGTTCACTGGATCGAGGTTGAAGGACTGAGTGTCGAGGTGGCCACTGAAGATGGCCACGAATACCAGGCTGAGGTCGAGGTCTCTTTCGAAGTCGAACAATAG
- a CDS encoding M14 family zinc carboxypeptidase, whose product MDRRTYLKAVGATAVIGSIPQGVANAQTERDPRAAYDPNAYLTNAQLTRRLKLLNQESDLITLQQIGQSAELNDPLWEVNIGEGKTNVHLITQIHGDEPAGTEAVLQMLQHLSVSASDEIERILENISLTIVPRVNPDGAMFGQDVDGDGEKERITRRTNTQPWSSSDSLHEPYYHYTPSDASNGYDLNRDFNIRPDFEPNSDSKAEWWEEDEDLWQLNLPYEGHTLSASGLRLSPEVAAVTKSFLRADPDFAITHHHQGIPAVPDTEPPEPSIMSVMAPFGPAFKKQAPGYEASKPIADYVNPFLDESTSRRSLRLNLLVAERLANTTGPWEVFDSVTRYGYSTLWGSYLDTLCPQTNAAGILYEVSGNSSSYGSRAYGLKVEASRIGFLESLALIASDPTLSAVNAENYFDIPLKGDSIYDVEETDDTDDAYQGPGDDDDGNDIDDDGDGHIDEDDEDEDDDDDSDGDGIDGDGDGAIDEDSDLQYFSRS is encoded by the coding sequence GTGGACCGAAGAACCTATTTAAAAGCAGTGGGGGCGACAGCAGTCATCGGTAGTATTCCGCAAGGAGTGGCAAATGCACAAACGGAGAGGGATCCACGAGCGGCTTACGATCCAAATGCATACCTCACAAACGCTCAGTTGACACGTCGTTTGAAACTTCTCAATCAAGAGAGTGATCTCATTACACTGCAACAGATCGGTCAATCTGCAGAACTGAACGATCCACTGTGGGAGGTGAACATTGGAGAGGGAAAAACGAACGTTCACCTCATCACACAGATTCATGGCGATGAACCGGCGGGAACTGAAGCCGTTCTCCAAATGCTTCAACATCTGAGTGTTTCAGCATCCGACGAAATCGAACGCATACTAGAGAACATCTCTCTGACGATTGTTCCACGAGTCAATCCAGATGGAGCGATGTTCGGACAGGATGTAGATGGGGATGGAGAAAAAGAGCGGATAACTCGCCGAACAAACACTCAGCCATGGTCTTCCAGTGATTCACTGCACGAACCCTATTATCATTATACTCCGTCGGATGCCTCAAACGGCTACGATTTGAACCGTGATTTCAATATCCGCCCTGACTTCGAGCCTAATTCGGATAGTAAAGCAGAGTGGTGGGAAGAAGACGAAGACCTCTGGCAGCTAAATCTTCCCTACGAAGGCCACACGCTTTCGGCGAGTGGTCTTCGGCTATCTCCCGAGGTGGCGGCTGTAACTAAATCGTTCTTACGAGCAGATCCAGATTTTGCTATCACGCATCATCATCAGGGAATACCTGCAGTTCCAGATACGGAGCCACCTGAACCGTCTATTATGAGCGTCATGGCACCGTTTGGACCTGCATTCAAAAAGCAGGCACCAGGGTACGAAGCATCGAAGCCGATTGCTGACTATGTCAATCCCTTCTTGGATGAATCCACAAGCCGTCGTTCACTTCGCTTGAACCTGCTTGTCGCTGAGCGACTCGCGAATACTACCGGGCCATGGGAGGTTTTCGATAGCGTGACTCGATACGGATACTCGACACTGTGGGGATCGTATTTGGACACGCTTTGTCCGCAAACCAATGCTGCAGGAATCCTGTATGAAGTGTCTGGAAACTCATCATCATACGGATCACGTGCCTATGGATTGAAAGTCGAAGCTTCGAGGATAGGGTTCCTTGAATCCCTTGCCTTGATTGCCTCCGATCCGACGTTGAGCGCAGTCAACGCGGAGAACTACTTCGACATCCCACTAAAGGGCGACTCGATCTATGACGTCGAAGAAACTGATGATACCGACGACGCCTACCAGGGGCCAGGTGACGACGATGATGGCAACGACATAGACGATGATGGTGATGGTCACATAGATGAAGACGATGAGGACGAAGATGACGACGATGATAGTGATGGTGATGGCATCGACGGTGATGGCGATGGAGCGATAGACGAAGATAGCGATCTTCAGTATTTCTCACGATCTTAG
- a CDS encoding helix-turn-helix domain-containing protein — MSTDVGTTEEREASELLHFVTQQTRFTLLNNILQHPHQLPSMYELEQLNPSISEATVYKHIQKLIDAGIVEEAALPDDERRQGYPWKFYGVSDAGWKFLDEHNLLKSEETLQRIYETTSDKPEKMLKYESAPRPK; from the coding sequence ATGAGCACCGATGTGGGGACTACTGAGGAGAGGGAAGCAAGTGAACTCCTCCACTTCGTCACTCAGCAGACACGATTCACGCTGCTAAACAATATTCTCCAGCATCCCCATCAGCTGCCGTCGATGTACGAACTCGAGCAGTTGAACCCGAGCATCAGCGAGGCCACAGTCTACAAGCACATCCAAAAACTGATCGATGCTGGTATCGTCGAGGAGGCTGCGCTTCCTGATGATGAGCGTCGGCAGGGATATCCCTGGAAGTTCTACGGCGTGAGTGATGCAGGGTGGAAGTTCCTCGACGAACACAACCTGCTGAAGTCTGAGGAAACGCTCCAACGCATCTACGAGACGACCTCCGACAAGCCAGAGAAGATGCTCAAATACGAGAGCGCGCCGCGACCGAAGTGA
- a CDS encoding NAD(P)/FAD-dependent oxidoreductase, translated as MHSEIAVVGGGAIGATAAADLAAKGFHVTLYEKGDLAAGSSGRAAGVCYDAFADRTDATIGSRSLERFRELSNVFTEWPYVWFAHTDDEKRASAIRRQAKRMRDLGRDVTLVEPTELGERFPGLKTNDINVAAMTHGAGYANTTEYVEVMVDRARQNGASVQTETPVELTTDPPGIVSDGGEQLFDAVLVAGGAHTKRILATGNVSIPMKPYRVQALVTEATPTTESVPMCYDATDSYYFRPYEDGLLIGDGTERVESNPDEWNRAADEEFVEKMRGHLDDRIPDKLEVRDTWAGLCTATPDGDPLFGEIRSGVFVATGFHGHGFMRAPALGEHIAEQILGGDGVSRFDPTRFDGSETFDIIAGMDIE; from the coding sequence ATGCATTCGGAAATAGCGGTGGTCGGTGGTGGAGCAATCGGTGCTACCGCCGCGGCTGATCTCGCTGCCAAAGGCTTTCACGTAACCTTGTACGAAAAGGGTGACCTCGCAGCCGGAAGTAGTGGAAGAGCAGCAGGGGTCTGCTACGATGCATTTGCTGATCGGACCGACGCAACGATCGGGAGTCGCTCGCTGGAACGGTTTCGGGAACTTTCGAATGTGTTCACCGAGTGGCCCTACGTCTGGTTCGCCCATACCGACGATGAAAAACGAGCGAGCGCGATTCGACGACAAGCAAAACGGATGCGTGATTTGGGCAGAGACGTCACGCTTGTCGAGCCCACTGAACTCGGCGAGCGATTTCCGGGGCTAAAGACGAACGACATCAACGTAGCGGCGATGACGCATGGTGCTGGCTATGCGAACACGACGGAGTACGTCGAAGTGATGGTCGACCGAGCCCGTCAGAATGGTGCCTCGGTGCAGACCGAAACCCCAGTTGAACTCACTACTGATCCACCGGGAATCGTTTCGGACGGGGGTGAGCAATTGTTCGACGCGGTCTTGGTCGCTGGGGGTGCACATACAAAACGCATTCTCGCTACAGGCAACGTGTCAATCCCGATGAAGCCGTATCGAGTGCAGGCTCTCGTGACGGAGGCGACACCGACGACCGAGAGCGTGCCGATGTGCTACGACGCTACTGACAGCTACTACTTCCGACCCTACGAAGACGGTCTGCTCATCGGCGATGGGACCGAGCGGGTCGAGAGCAACCCCGACGAATGGAATCGGGCAGCCGACGAGGAGTTCGTCGAGAAAATGCGCGGTCATCTCGATGACCGAATTCCGGACAAATTAGAGGTGCGTGATACGTGGGCGGGGCTCTGCACTGCAACACCCGATGGAGATCCATTGTTCGGCGAGATTCGGTCTGGAGTGTTCGTTGCGACCGGGTTTCATGGTCATGGATTCATGCGCGCTCCGGCGCTTGGCGAACATATCGCAGAGCAGATTCTCGGTGGCGATGGCGTCAGTCGATTTGATCCGACACGATTCGACGGGAGTGAAACGTTCGACATCATTGCAGGAATGGATATCGAGTGA